In Streptomyces chartreusis NRRL 3882, the following are encoded in one genomic region:
- a CDS encoding SDR family oxidoreductase has translation MKIVVVGGTGLIGSQVVALLREKGHDAVAAAPSTGVDTLTGEGLAEALKGADVVVDVSNSPSFDTEPALDFFTRSARNLFAAEKEAGVRHHVGLSIVGVDQVPGYGYYQAKVAQENAVRGSGVPFSIVRATQFFEFVAPVMNMSTEGTQVRLPSTRLRPIASADVAAAVAEAAQGAPSNGIRNIAGPEVHGLDRLGELTLAAKPDGRTVVTDETAGLFAGMPDVLTGDGTAHHASTRYEEWLKQN, from the coding sequence ATGAAGATCGTGGTCGTCGGCGGTACCGGGCTCATCGGCTCGCAGGTCGTCGCGCTGCTGCGCGAAAAGGGGCACGACGCCGTGGCCGCCGCTCCCTCCACTGGTGTCGACACCCTCACCGGCGAGGGACTGGCCGAGGCCCTCAAGGGCGCGGACGTGGTCGTGGACGTGTCGAACTCGCCGTCCTTCGACACCGAGCCGGCGCTGGACTTCTTCACCCGCTCGGCACGGAACCTGTTCGCCGCCGAGAAGGAGGCCGGCGTCCGCCACCACGTCGGGCTCTCCATCGTCGGTGTCGACCAGGTGCCCGGCTACGGCTACTACCAGGCCAAGGTCGCCCAGGAGAACGCCGTGCGCGGCAGCGGCGTGCCCTTCAGCATCGTGCGCGCCACCCAGTTCTTCGAGTTCGTCGCCCCGGTGATGAACATGTCCACCGAGGGCACTCAGGTGCGCCTGCCGTCCACGCGACTGCGCCCGATCGCCTCCGCCGACGTCGCGGCGGCCGTCGCCGAGGCGGCCCAGGGCGCACCGTCGAACGGCATCCGGAACATCGCCGGACCCGAAGTGCACGGGCTCGACCGGCTGGGTGAGCTCACCCTGGCCGCGAAGCCGGACGGCCGCACCGTCGTCACCGACGAGACCGCCGGCCTCTTCGCGGGCATGCCCGACGTGCTCACCGGCGACGGCACCGCGCACCACGCGTCCACCCGCTACGAGGAGTGGCTCAAGCAGAACTGA
- the sigJ gene encoding RNA polymerase sigma factor SigJ: MDQGQPLTDGALGAAADAFERQRPRLFGIAYRVLGSVSEAEDVVQEVWLRWQDADRSAVLDHGAFLAKITTRLAINVAQSARVRREAYVGPWLPEPVDTSVDPQVGAERGEALELAVLLVLERLNPVERAAYVLREAFDYAYDEIAGMLQLSQANTRQIVSRARKRLSAERREPVDSAQHRRLLEAFVAAARHGDVAALEDVLSADVVAYADGNGMRGVARLEIAGPERVARVTAFARKFFPGAEYVIVEANGRPSLLLARDGAAVALVSATVGPGGIDGLYWVLTPEKLRAYERSARRLTDRP, translated from the coding sequence ATGGACCAGGGACAGCCCCTCACCGACGGCGCGCTGGGCGCGGCGGCGGACGCGTTCGAGCGCCAGCGTCCACGGCTGTTCGGTATCGCCTACCGCGTTCTGGGCAGTGTGTCCGAGGCCGAGGACGTGGTGCAGGAGGTATGGCTGCGCTGGCAGGACGCCGACCGGAGCGCGGTGCTGGATCACGGGGCGTTCCTGGCGAAGATCACCACGCGTCTGGCGATCAACGTGGCCCAGTCGGCGCGGGTCCGCCGCGAGGCCTATGTGGGGCCGTGGCTGCCGGAGCCGGTGGACACCAGTGTGGATCCGCAGGTCGGCGCGGAGCGGGGCGAGGCGCTGGAGCTGGCCGTGCTGCTGGTCCTGGAGCGGCTGAACCCTGTGGAGCGGGCGGCCTATGTGCTGCGGGAGGCGTTCGACTACGCGTACGACGAGATCGCGGGCATGCTCCAGCTGAGCCAGGCCAACACGCGGCAGATCGTCAGCCGGGCCCGCAAGCGCCTGTCCGCCGAGCGCCGTGAACCGGTCGACTCGGCTCAGCACCGGCGCCTGCTCGAAGCCTTCGTCGCCGCCGCGCGGCACGGTGATGTCGCGGCGCTGGAGGACGTGCTGTCGGCCGACGTCGTCGCCTACGCGGACGGCAACGGCATGCGCGGCGTGGCACGTCTGGAGATCGCGGGGCCCGAGCGCGTGGCCAGGGTCACCGCCTTCGCCCGGAAGTTCTTCCCCGGAGCCGAGTACGTCATCGTCGAGGCGAACGGGCGGCCCAGCCTGCTGCTCGCCCGGGACGGGGCCGCCGTCGCCCTGGTGAGCGCCACCGTGGGGCCCGGTGGCATCGACGGGCTCTACTGGGTCCTGACACCGGAGAAGCTGAGGGCGTACGAGCGGTCGGCGCGCAGGCTCACCGACCGCCCGTAG
- a CDS encoding NAD-dependent malic enzyme, with product MDQPKTQHPRTTTSPGVTTLADPLVNKGTAFSRQERAELGLDGLLPPAVETLDEQVARAYEAFHGYDKPLNRHIYLRQLQDTNEVLFHRLVTEYLEELLPIVYTPTVGEACQRFSEIYRRPRGLFLTWEDRHRFRDILRNRPHRDKDVDVIVVTDGQRILGLGDQGVGGMGIPIGKLSLYTAIGGIHPARTLPILLDVGTDNEDLLGNPRYLGRRARRLTGADYDEMIEAFVSAVEAELPGTLLQWEDFATAHAHPILARYRERLLTFNDDIQGTAAVTLGALSTAANVSGTPLPDQRLVILGAGSAAIGVADMIRTAMIEEGLSEDEATARFWILDVDGLLVRSRTELTPQQRMFARDDGEVTDWDGTGLAEVVRRVGPTALIGLSTAHGAFTEEIVRQMGSTCERPVIFPLSNPTSHSEADPADLTRWTDGRALIATGSPFPPLTVDGHEVPVAQSNNVYVFPAMGLAVTASRATRVTDRMMVAAARAVAECAVRAAHGADGPVPLLPPLSGMRESAREIALAAALAAVEDGVAPGATEEELREAIAKTQWTPRYEA from the coding sequence ATGGACCAGCCGAAGACCCAGCACCCCCGCACGACCACCAGCCCCGGCGTCACGACCCTGGCCGACCCGCTGGTCAACAAGGGCACCGCCTTCAGCCGGCAGGAGCGCGCCGAGCTCGGCCTCGACGGGCTGCTGCCACCCGCCGTGGAGACCCTGGACGAACAGGTCGCCCGCGCCTACGAGGCGTTCCACGGCTACGACAAGCCCCTCAACCGGCACATCTACCTGCGCCAGCTCCAGGACACCAACGAGGTGCTCTTCCACCGCCTGGTCACCGAGTACCTGGAGGAGCTGCTGCCCATCGTCTACACGCCGACGGTCGGTGAGGCCTGTCAGCGTTTCAGCGAGATCTACCGGCGGCCGCGCGGGCTGTTCCTGACGTGGGAGGACCGGCACCGCTTCCGGGACATCCTGCGCAACCGCCCACACCGCGACAAGGACGTGGACGTCATCGTCGTCACCGACGGGCAGCGCATCCTCGGCCTGGGCGACCAGGGCGTCGGCGGGATGGGCATCCCGATCGGCAAGCTCAGCCTCTACACGGCGATCGGCGGCATCCACCCCGCCCGCACCCTGCCGATCCTGCTGGACGTCGGCACCGACAACGAGGACCTGCTCGGCAACCCGCGCTACCTCGGCCGGCGCGCCCGCAGGCTGACCGGCGCGGACTACGACGAGATGATCGAGGCCTTCGTCTCGGCGGTGGAGGCGGAGCTCCCCGGCACGCTCCTGCAGTGGGAGGACTTCGCCACCGCCCACGCGCACCCGATCCTCGCCCGCTACCGGGAGCGGCTGCTCACCTTCAACGACGACATCCAGGGCACGGCGGCCGTCACGCTCGGCGCCCTGTCCACCGCGGCGAACGTCTCCGGCACCCCGCTGCCCGACCAGCGCCTGGTGATCCTGGGGGCGGGGTCGGCCGCCATCGGTGTCGCCGACATGATCCGGACGGCCATGATCGAGGAGGGCCTGTCCGAGGACGAGGCCACGGCACGGTTCTGGATCCTCGACGTCGACGGCCTGCTGGTGCGGTCGCGCACGGAACTGACGCCGCAGCAGCGGATGTTCGCGCGCGACGACGGCGAGGTGACCGACTGGGACGGCACCGGCCTCGCCGAGGTGGTGCGCCGTGTCGGGCCGACGGCGCTCATCGGGCTGTCGACGGCTCATGGCGCGTTCACCGAGGAGATCGTGCGGCAGATGGGCTCGACCTGCGAACGCCCCGTCATCTTCCCGCTCTCCAACCCCACCTCCCACTCCGAGGCCGATCCGGCGGATCTCACCCGCTGGACCGACGGCCGGGCGCTGATCGCCACCGGCTCGCCCTTCCCGCCGCTCACGGTGGACGGGCACGAGGTGCCGGTGGCGCAGTCGAACAACGTGTACGTCTTCCCGGCCATGGGCCTGGCGGTGACGGCGAGCCGGGCCACACGCGTCACCGACCGCATGATGGTGGCCGCCGCCCGGGCCGTCGCCGAGTGCGCGGTGCGGGCGGCACACGGCGCGGACGGTCCGGTACCGCTGCTGCCGCCCCTGTCCGGGATGCGCGAGTCCGCTCGCGAGATCGCCCTGGCCGCGGCTCTCGCCGCCGTCGAGGACGGAGTGGCCCCGGGGGCGACCGAGGAGGAACTGCGTGAGGCGATCGCGAAGACGCAGTGGACCCCGCGGTACGAGGCCTAG